A stretch of DNA from Coccidioides posadasii str. Silveira chromosome 1, complete sequence:
GACATGCCGCAGCAAAATGACAATGCTGGGATCAAACGCCCTACTGCAACAGTCTCCTGTCGGAGCTGTACTGTCTCCGATGCGGAGAGGTTCAATATGAATTTCGACTTGGTGAAACGCGGCCGATACCATTACCAGTTACTCAATTTGCGGGCCGAAATTGAGGCGAAGCGGACTGTTCGGGAGCGAGAAGCACTGTGGAAGACCCATGGATTGGCCAAGGAAAGTCCCCCGGTTTTGAAGATCTGCCCGGCACTGAATCTGGTGACATTTTTCCCCTCTGACCCCTGTCATAGTGAATTTTCGGGCCTGTCCAAAATTGCGCATACATTATTGATATCACATATATTGACACCTGAGGGGCAGAAGGAATACTGCCAAACCCTACAGAGGTTTCCATTTCGGAGACGCTGGGCCCGACTGCAGTCCCCAATTACCCATCTGGAGTCCTACCAAATCCAGGAACACGCCCGAGCTTCAATTGTGATCCCAATTATACTCCGCTTTGCCCTAAAGCCTGACTGGATTCAGACTGTTGTTCAGCAGGCTCTCTATAACTCCTTTGGTGAACAGTCAATTGATCCCGACATTCCGTGTTTGTTGCTTGCTAAAACCTTTGGTGCTATTGCAAGAAGCAATTCACTATTGACTTCTCAGACATCTGTCGGGTACAATGAACTTAAAAGTGTGGTTGCCAACGCCCGAACTATGCTTCAGAAAGTGATAGATGCTACTATCATGGCTGCCGAGGCACCACGGTCGGCTAGCCGGGCAGTATGGATGCTGAGATCACGGCAGAATTCACCAGTGTTCAATCAGATTGTTACACCCCCGACAGAGGATATTTCAATCAACACCGTCAGTATTGCCCCGAAAGCAGGTAAGATGTTACATGCTTTGAAACACCGACCAAACATGCATATCGGGGTGCACTATGCCGACCAGGCAAAGGAGTATGCTGTGCCAAATAACTGCAATGTACTGATCGGGGAGGATAAACACCGTGAATACAAAGCATTTGTGCAGCGAACCAACAAGCGTGATGTTGAAAAGGTTTTACTGATTCATGAGAGCTTCAAACGCACTATATCCTTGACTCTTGATGGGGCTCTTATGGAATCGGAACCCTATATCACCAGCCAGATGAAGCAACTTCATCGCGAATGTCCGATCCTCATGCAAGACCTCGTGCGATCGGAACACAATGAGcaacaagatgatgatgagaatgcCGACGAAGCCGATGACTCATATGCTACCACCCCCTTCCATACCTTAATCAATGCCTACTGCCGACTACCAGCTAGCCGCAAAGTCATGGAATTGCTTGGTTTACAAAGCGCGCGGCTTTCTGAACTACCAGTTACGCATCCCTTTTTGCAAAAGCTCCGACTTTCATACAGCAGTGATTGGGCATATCAACATATGCTTGGCAGAGGTTCGACCCCAATCCGATTGTTTCAAAAGCTAACCTTTACATTCAATGGAGATGCGCATCGCACTACATTGAAACTCGATGATCTGGTTGAGTATACTCGTGCATCGGGCACCAAGATCGGGCAAATAAGGTGCATATTCACCCACAACCAGGGCAGCAGCTGGAGGGTTTTTTTTGCCATGTTCTCTGCTCATGAAATTCGGCGCGAGAGGGTACTGGATTTGCCGATTTTGCAGGTGAATCGGGATGAGATTCATATAATCGGCCTACCTGCAATCCGCAAACCAAGCCTTTACACTATACCTGTCAGCAAAGATTCCGAAAGGCTCGAACTAGATTCTGCTCTGCCGACTACCTTTCTCAACTGCACTTGGAGCGTTTCCTTTTTATAGGTGGATCGGGCGGTTTGATGTATGTAGTATTGCGCATTAGTTGAAatccaatttctctctccagtgtctgctggggtaactatactataatggtttctatactataatggtttcccTCCATATTTATAAACCCGAAAAGGTATCCCGAACGTTCCTAGATATATTCGTTGATCAGGGGTTTCAACGTTTCCCGATTTCTACGTTGAGGATCGGAAGCTACGTTTCCGAATTCGGAACgtatatatttttaaactTCCAAACAACCGTGGATTCGGATAAACGTATATTCCGACGTAAACGTATCGGGACTAGTGGATCTACGGTTTACAAATCCTCCCCATTTCTGCTATGgaaggtttctccacaacagttCATAACTCCAtcttgtcaggtttcatctaatcattctgtgtctttggctgccgtGCCACAAGTTTTATAACAATAAAGCACTACTATAACAAAAGATGCCAGAAGGCATCAATTTtgaaaaagagggaaaaagtatttctaattcaatagaatatcaaaaccaGATGACCAAGTAAAAAActcaatttcaaaaaattgagaccatacaaaatcacaaagcagatcagaaaagtcaactacaaactccagctactcaagaagataagaatacaCCCAATATTCCATGTCTTATTATTGGAAAAAGCACCACTACATATCAAAAAAATGCCCACAGAGATcaataaagaacaagaatatgaagtcaaacagatactagatcatcagaagattAGTGAGaaacttcactacttagtaaaatgaaaaagataCAATACCTCAGAAAACACCTGAGAATCAACAAAAAATCTCAGAAATATTCAGATGATTGTTAAGATGTATCATCAACAACACTCTCACTCAGTAAAGCATTAATGAACAAATCAGAAACAACCAGAAGCAagtctgaagaagaaagattatttaataaagcaagcaaattctgaatctctgcctgctcagttactcttttctgctctttctcttccagGTGCTCCAAtttcttcaaagaagaaagacccTGAACTATCATATTACTACTACAATATTTAAGAAGagactcttgtttttgaagataaagaagttTTGAGAAAATATAAATCTGTTTCTCAAGAACTTAGCATTTCTCTAATGCTAGCTTCTTCTGAGCTTTTTTAAGAGAACACCAGTTCTCAGTAGAAGAACCATTGTTACAGACACACAAATAACTGAAACACATGCATAcactatatcaagaagaacaagagaaCATAATGCATGTCTTGTTAAGAGAGAAACAACAAACACAAGAGAAGATCATAATAAAGCCTGATTTTTTAATATTAGTGATTAAAGCATTCTTGTGAATGGCAGATTTGGAAGCCATAGTTAAGTCATGAAGACACTTACTTAAGAAGAAAGAATACAAGAAGAcataagaagaaaaaaacactcttttatatttcagaaaaagaaagcagagtgGTTGGGGACAACACActgtgaaagaagaagataatattataaatcttgtgGCACAGTAGCTGAAGAGACAGAATGATTGAACAAGATCTGACAAGACAGAGTTACaaactgttgtggagaaatctTAAGATAGAAAGTTACATAACCAGAAAGTgatacaagcaagacaagatataagaaagagaGTATTACATATTGTGATATTACAGTATAAGCAATCTAGGAAAAAGTATCACAAGTATCACCAGAAGagtattatatatataagaacacttattaccagagatctaataaacttgtttattgtgatcaatcttcttatctatcttatagatatctttgaatcagatactctCATATTTTGATTACTTTCCATACTattaaagtcttgtgatactatACAATTATACCTAAtcccactactcttgagaaggcacaatagtcttgctctgactctgatatacctgcatggaaactctttgtcatcagagcaagactggccactcaaccagagcaccaTTGGACTATTGATCACTACCTAATCTGTTATTAATCTTCTGAAGCTCTTTGATACTCTTCAAATCTCAAAGAATCCAGAAAGGTTCCCATCACACACAACACTATTCCTCTTTATATAGCATCTTTTACTATAGACTGAACAGTACTTTTATGCTCTAGTTATCTGATGTtagaagatatctcttctgTATTCAAGAAGATTCAAATATTATGGTGTATTTGAGAATTGAATTCAAGGCTTTTTATAGCTgtagagagaagaagaagaagaattcaaagaattGTTGTTGTAACTTGTGTTTTTGATAACCTGCTGAACAGCAGCAACTATGCCACTTAAAAAATCATGGTGAAGATCTAATATAGTCTTGATGTTGTAAAATCTAGAAATTAGAGCTTCTGATTTACTTTTTTTGAGAACAGCTCTTTAAGCAGCTATTTTTAAGTAGCTATATTGAAGACTTAATGTAATTATCTTTGACTGCTTGTTCATGCATCTTAGATAGCCAGTTATTAGCTTAAATATTCCAATAATTGGGCCTTTAAATCTGAAGATAACATTGTAGCTAGAGAAACAGACTCTCTTTAAAGAAATCTAGAGATTTGATAATGTATTTGATTAGTTTTTTTGCTCTTCTTGATGATTAGAAAGAGAGATAGAGAAAGGCTGAATTTATACTTAACTTTTTAGATAAAGAGAATAGGGATTATATAAGTAAGGCTCATAAATAATTTGTTTGAGTGAACTGATTGccagaaaaaataaaattgaaTTCCTCTTCATTTTATAATTGCTTTTCTATCCAATTTAGAAGATAAGAAGAATGACTATGCAGTGAAGAAGCTCATAATCTGTTGGAGCATGGAAAACTAAGCTTTATTATGCTGCTACAAAAGAGACTAGTGAGATCTCATCTCTTACAGTGAGATAGAGCTTCGCAGCAGAAAAGAGTAGACCAAGAGTGATCACATGAGGTCATGTGCGCGCTAAGCCCAAAAGGGGTTAGGGTGCGCGGACAGGTTTGGGGAAGGTGACCTCGGCAGGTGTCAGGTGACCTGCCGGAACGGGGCTATACCAGATCTGGGCGGACGGCCGAACCCGGCTTGGCGACTCGCTGGTTGATTGTTTACTgctaaataataaataaagtTTTGTACGAAGTTAcagagatttcttcagaattaattTTGTCTTCAACGTTTTTGGGGGCTGCTGGATGTCACCGTAGAGGGCCGGAGTCCAATAGAAAGTTGCTGATGATTGACTGCTTGAAAGGTTAGTAGTCCAACCTGGGCTCTCAGGTCCCTTTTACATCCTTTTCTGCGCCGTCCGCAGCAGCTCTTCATTTTGTTTGTTTATCCCTATCGATGCTTGATGTTGACATCTGCCTGTTCCGCTCCGCTGCCAAGACGCTCCGGCCGCGGAGAGTCGGCGCGAGACGCGTCCGATGCGCGAATCATAAACGACGCGTCAACAGAAAACAGGCCGGCGTTAGGGGTTGTAAACATATCTCCATTTCGAGTACGTTCTTCCGTCAGTTTTTCTTGAGACTTTCTCCTAAGACACTGCGATTGTTTGTGGGCTCTTCCATGGCTCTTTGTTTGCCATCAAAGCGCCTGCTCCTTGTAGCACGGATGACATGGATGACTACGAGTATGCAGTATTTCAGTCGTGTATTCTGGCAAGACCACTAACTCTACTTACATAGGTAAGTAGACGTATTGGTTTGGATCGATAGACATCACCATGAACAAAAACTGAGAGCAAGGAAGTTTTTTCTTGCTCAGATAAGAGGCCAGGGCCAAACACCATCCACCAGAACATCTTGATGCAATATCTCGATTTGCCATTGCAAATCAGTCCCCCTTCCACAAAGCCCAAATCCGTTCCTGCTCCCGCCCAATTTCTGCATAGGGAACCCGAAACATCATGGTAAACGACGGACTTCGTTTGGATCCCAGACAACCGCCGAGAGGCCCTTGTCACTTCTTGTCTTTGTTTTTCGCGGCTTCTTCTGCCGCCCTTTTTTCGGCCATCTGACGCTCGATGGCGCAAGTTTCGCATTCCCTGCCCGGTAGCATGTAAATGTTGGGATGTCTTGGACATGGGATCATGTGCTCTTTTCTGCGGCAATTGGTGGTAAATACTTTCCCACAATAGGCACTGGCAGAGTTAGCAAGTTCCTCGGGACCGATTTATCAGTACTCAGGACGTACCAGTGATGCCcgcctttcttcttctgggGCATGGTGAAGAAGTTGAATTCTTGAGCAAGAGGCGAAGTCGAAAAGTTGGAATTGATCACCGTGAGGCGAATAAGGAGATCCTTGAAAAGCTGCTTGTATGAGTTCTGCTGCTGCTATTGCTAGAATGCCTCAAGTTCAACTGCAAGGGAACGCAGCTTTTATAATGAGTTTTGACCTCATGTTGGGCCAATCCCTGGGTTTGCAGACCATTGACAAGCATTATTCTACTAACGCATCAGGCGCAATTCTGTTGAACAAACAACTTGTTGACCCTGATAGCAATCCCAACGCATACCTCTCCTGGCCCTGGGCGACTTAATTGCACAACAACGGCATCCGCGAGTCAGAGATACGACACCTAATATGGCTGGTAGCCTCGTTCCGTGTCAGGTGAGCTCCCATGATAATCGCAAAACAAATATGGAGTAAATTGTTGCCTAACCCATTGAAGAAGTGGCAGATTCAGTGTTGTGCTGGGGCAATCAACCCCCAGGGCTGGGTGAAATAATACTAGTATTGTTTGTTTGGCGTCCAAAAGAGGCACCTATCCGCTATTCCATGTCAAAGACTGAATTgaatcatcatcgtcattaTTGCTGCCATAATGTTTTGTTGAGAGCAAACTAGTATTAGAGATTTCTACCTGTGGTATCAGCAAATGCTAGTCTCCGTGCGTAAGAAGTATCTTGGGTAGGCATGTACCGGTAGGTACTTAACAACTATAGGCAGGATGTACAAAATACAATTCAGAAGATAATGGTACCTGCACATATTTGTTCCTCTTCAAACGTTTCCTCAAAGTTTGGTCATGGCGGCAACTACGGGAGTATAGCAagcagcaaacaaacagacATTGCTCAAAGTACTCGGCCTGCATGCCATCATAAACCTGACCCCAACCAGTCTTGTCagcttctctttttttcctttttccccccATCAGGAGTCACTTCACAGTCACCTCAATAACATCAACATGACGGTCTCAGGTACTACTACTAGAAGCGACACTGCTTCTCAGTGCTCGGACAGCGAGCATTTGGCCCAGTTCGACCAAGTCCGCAAGATCCTACAACTGCAAAACCTACCAGCGTTTGCCTTGAAGATTCGCTATGGAGATGCCGTCGCTGCTGACTCGTCCTGTCGCGTCGTCCCTGACCCTCTCTCCGGCACTTATCATATTCTCTTCAAGCTCGAGTTCGACGATGGGGTGCACTGGCTCCTCAAAGTCCCCGCTAATGGTTATCCCGACGCCTTTGACGCCGTTTCTGCCCGCGCCCTCCGGTCTGAAGCACTGACGATGCGTTTAATCCAAAGGAAAACCAAAGCACCCGTTCCAACCGTGTATCATTTCGACGATACCCTAAACAACGAGCTCCACTGTCCCTTTATCCTGATGGAATATGTCGACGGCCGCCCATTGTACGAAATTTGGTTCGATCAAAATGTCGACCCCGAGGTACTCGAAAAACGTCGCTGTCGTGCGTTGGATGGCGTGGCGCGAGCAATGTTGGAGCTCGGCAAGTTTGTCTTCGACGAGGCTGGGGAGATACTCTTCGATCATAATGACTGTCCATGCTGCATCGGGCCGATGAAGATGCTGGATATCCAAGCCATGCTGGGGcaggacgatgatgatgatgattcCACAATCTTCTGTTCCGTTGGGCCCTTCCGCAGCGCAAAATCGTGGTTTACCTGCATGCTTGACAGGCGCGAACCACCCCCGGATGAGTACAGTCTTGGAGTCTACAGTGTGCTTCGTTTGTTCATTGACCTAGCCTTTCCCGAGACGCAAAGTGGAGAGAAGACGGATTTTGTTCTCTCCCACCCTGATTTCGATATTCAGAACGTCCTCGTGTCCGACGACGGCAGCCTACGTTCACTCATCGATTGGGATGGGGTGAGCACGGTACCTCGCTGTCTAGGAAATGAGGTATATCCAAGCTGGTTAACGCGTGACTGGAATCCGGTAACTTACACATTCGATGAAAGCGCTACGCCTGGATCGGACTGCCAGAATAACCATGAAAACTCACCGAGGGAGCTTGAGCACTACCGCAAGATATATCAGAAGCTCATCGAGAAGATATTGGAATTCCCTGCCGCGTCGAAAAGGATGGCAGCCAACTCCCTGGTCCTCCGCAACCTCTACATCGCCGCTACAGACCCTGTTTGTACGCACGCTATTGTTCGGAGGATCTTTGAGGAGATTACGTCGAGGACGGCCCCTGTTAAATCCTCTACAGAGCATAAAGGTGAAAACGGATCCAATAATGGTGACAACTGCAACAACGGCGCCGATAGCCGTGGCGATGGCGACCATACACATGTTGATGAGGGTGACGATGACTTCTTCATCTATGATGTTTTCACCAAGTTCCGACGCGGCAACCTAAGTGAACGGAACCTACAGCGTCTTACACGTGGATTTCAAGCGCTGTTGATATGATGTGTCCTTTCGATATGCTACTCTTCACGGTACCCCCGAATATACCCAAACTTACTCACTGCCTTCCTACGAAGTTTTTATCAGGTTTAGCAAAGTATTTCGTTTCGTTTACAAGGTTAATATCTAAATTTCTGCTCATTGAGTCCACCTATTCTGCAAGAACTCACTCCAGCTTGATAGAATCTTGAATTTATACTACGTTCATCTGGTAGTAATACTATCTGATCAGTCCTCCATCGGCACCCACCGCAACTGCACACGCCCCGGATCGCGCATCTGCAACGTCAATTTGCTAACCGAATCCCACGCCAACTGCCTCAGCCTCTCCCTCAGCATCTCAGCATCCTCAATCCCCACTGTTGGCAGCGGCTCGCACCGCGCGGACCGGAACAACGTCGCCATCGTCGCGACGAATTCGACCTGCGACATTTTCACCCCGGGACAGATCTGTGGGCCGCCGGACCAGGACACGTAGGTGCCCTTTGCTGGGGTGATGATTTGATCTGACGAGGAGGACGTGTCGATCCAGCGGGAGGGGTTGAATTCGGCTGCGTTGGGACCCCAGTGTGCCGGGTCGAGGTGGATGCTTAGTTGGGAGACGTAGATGTCCATGGGGGGAGTGAGGAGGTGCTGTGTGCCGGTTGTTGAGTTGTTGAGTTGTTGCGGTTCGAGGACGGCGCAGGGCAATTTGTCGGGCACCACATTTCTTCACTTAAAGCCGGACTTTTTTATCTTCCCTGAGGCATAACTATTCGTTATATTTTTTCCATAGTgctatacggagtactactACGAGTAGCAATCCCTGCTTCCTAGGCGTACCCCTGGAAAAGAGACAAGTCAAGCTTCATGACTCAAGGCAGTCATTCTGCTGTCTAGTAACTCAGAGAGTCTCTTAAGCATGTTATGCTCTCTTATCTCTGTAACAAagattttcttttgtctGAAATGTCCTTCATTCTGGTTGTTTTCATAGCCAGAATCCCCATTATAATCCTCCAAAGCAGCAATGTAGCAAGCTAGCTGCTGTGGTGAGAGCTGGTAAGGATGGAATTGAAGAAGCTGCTCTGTAAATCCAAAGATAACCCTGAATATGTCCACTGGTATGCAGATGTGATGGATGTGAGGACTGCAACCCCCTGCGGACTGAGCTGGCGGACCGGCGGAAGGTTGTTCCGGGGCGAAGCCCTAAATGATGgatgatggaggacttgtatgcttgtcattcactaagctacctaaaggggaatctcagctaatctatgtgggtcacaTGAGTgaggtgctggttggattatctaacacccccccatgcaacaagctccagcagcaagtgagagccacaaagatccaaagcttccaaatctctcaaatctgcaataaaaattaattacagaatccagatttatttcttctttagGCTTAGCTCTGTTTTGCTGCAATACTGTATTTTTGCTGACTTTACTGATAAATCTCCATATTTTCCTGTATCAACTTGTCACCCCTATTGCACTTATAAATTGAGTGTAGAAATCCATTGTAAGAGTCTTCATGAGTCTGTCAGCTTTATTCACATCAGTTCCAACATGCTCAATTGAGATTTCATTCTTTTGAATCTAGTCTCTTAGCATATGGTGCTGAATCTCAATATGGTGTGCTCTTCATGTTATAGCTTTAGCTTTGGCTAAGTCAACCACTTTCTTGTTGTCAATACTTAATTTTGAGCtccttagctttgctgagcCTTCACTAATCACCCTAGCATCTATCAACAGGTTGTTgatccaaactagttcacaagcagcttcactagctgccaaatactcTACTTTAATTGTTGATTTCAAGACAGATGTCTGGTGCTGTGATCTTCACAATATTGGAGCTCTATTCATGGTAATAATGTAGCTGCTGGTAGATTTGTATGCAGGATTGGCTTCAGTTCAGTCAGAATCTGAACTGGCTGCCAGTTTCAAGTCTTCAGAATCCATATCTCTTTTGAAGACtatttcttttgattttgtGCTCTTGAGATAGTGTAGGATCTGCTTGAATACTGCCCAGCTTTCCCTATTGAgcctgctgttgaatctcACCAGATAATTGACTGTGAATGCAATATCCAGTCTTGTACACATAACTAGGAACTGTAAAGAGCCCAGATCTTTTCTATAATTTGTAGGCATAGTCTGCTTGTCAACTTTATTTTTGAGAGTTTGATCTAGTGTGAATTTAATgcttatttctttctttattggCATTTTGAAAGATTTACAGTCTTCTATTCTATATTCAGTTAGTAGATTCTTGATATACTATTTCTGGTTTACAAAAAGATCTCCATTTGGCTGCTTTTGAACCTGCATATCTAGATAATGGCCTTGTTCTgtaatcttcttgatcttaaaGCATTTCTGAAGCTTCTTGATGAGCTATTCTATTTCAGCTTCATTGGGTCCCATTATATGGCAGTTGTTGACATGTAGGGTTAGATAGATTTGCTTTCTCTTGTGGTAGAGTAATCCCACATCATATGGAGAGATCTGGAATCCTAGAGATTTCAGATAGTTAGTAGCTGCTTGATACCAAAGTCTAGCAGCTTGTTTCAATCTGTAGAGTCCATGGTGTAAGAGCTCTACTAGA
This window harbors:
- a CDS encoding uncharacterized protein (EggNog:ENOG410PU8N~COG:S) → MTVSGTTTRSDTASQCSDSEHLAQFDQVRKILQLQNLPAFALKIRYGDAVAADSSCRVVPDPLSGTYHILFKLEFDDGVHWLLKVPANGYPDAFDAVSARALRSEALTMRLIQRKTKAPVPTVYHFDDTLNNELHCPFILMEYVDGRPLYEIWFDQNVDPEVLEKRRCRALDGVARAMLELGKFVFDEAGEILFDHNDCPCCIGPMKMLDIQAMLGQDDDDDDSTIFCSVGPFRSAKSWFTCMLDRREPPPDEYSLGVYSVLRLFIDLAFPETQSGEKTDFVLSHPDFDIQNVLVSDDGSLRSLIDWDGVSTVPRCLGNEVYPSWLTRDWNPVTYTFDESATPGSDCQNNHENSPRELEHYRKIYQKLIEKILEFPAASKRMAANSLVLRNLYIAATDPVCTHAIVRRIFEEITSRTAPVKSSTEHKGENGSNNGDNCNNGADSRGDGDHTHVDEGDDDFFIYDVFTKFRRGNLSERNLQRLTRGFQALLI
- a CDS encoding uncharacterized protein (EggNog:ENOG410Q5E3~COG:Q) produces the protein MDIYVSQLSIHLDPAHWGPNAAEFNPSRWIDTSSSSDQIITPAKGTYVSWSGGPQICPGVKMSQVEFVATMATLFRSARCEPLPTVGIEDAEMLRERLRQLAWDSVSKLTLQMRDPGRVQLRWVPMED